A genomic region of Staphylococcus roterodami contains the following coding sequences:
- a CDS encoding cysteine protease inhibitor staphostatin B encodes MYQLQFINFIYDKTKLTHLEQNNINLFIGNWSNHQLQKTICISHGDNTSQNQYRVLFIDTTHQRIKFSPLHQEQIIYILDYDDSEHILMQTSSQDGIGTSRPILYERLV; translated from the coding sequence ATGTATCAATTACAATTTATAAATTTCATTTATGACAAAACAAAATTGACTCACCTTGAACAAAATAATATAAATTTATTCATTGGTAATTGGAGTAATCATCAATTACAAAAAACAATTTGTATTAGTCATGGTGATAATACAAGTCAAAATCAATATCGTGTACTTTTTATTGATACTACACATCAACGTATTAAGTTTTCACCCTTACACCAAGAACAAATCATTTATATTCTAGATTATGATGATTCAGAGCATATATTAATGCAAACTTCATCTCAAGATGGTATTGGGACTTCAAGACCGATATTATATGAACGATTAGTATAA
- a CDS encoding cysteine protease staphopain, translating into MNNSCKTRIFNIISIALISLLILSLGAFANNNNAKADSQSKQLEIKVKSDKVPQKVDDLAHQQFAGYAKALDKQNKAQAGKYELGEAFKIYKFNGEEDNSYYYPIIKDGKIVYILTLSPKNKDDLNKSKDDMNYSVKISNFIAKDLNQIKDKNTNITVLTDEKGFYFEEEGKVRLVKATPLPNNIKEKESSKTVSPKLKQELKATVTPTKIEESATLQNEQADQVQYENTLKNFKIREQQFDNSWCAGFSMAALLNATKNTDTYNAHDIMRTLYPDVSEEELVHCSTYPNQMIEYGKSQGRDIHYQEGMPSYNQVDQLTKDNVGIMILAQSVSQNPNDPHLGHALAVVGNAKINDQEKIIYWNPWDTEVSIQDADSSLLHLSFNRDYNWYGSMIGY; encoded by the coding sequence ATGAATAATTCATGTAAAACTAGAATATTCAATATTATAAGCATTGCTCTTATTTCCTTGCTTATTTTATCACTCGGCGCATTTGCTAATAACAATAATGCAAAAGCAGATTCACAATCAAAACAATTAGAAATAAAAGTCAAGAGTGATAAAGTACCACAAAAAGTTGACGACTTAGCACATCAACAATTTGCTGGATATGCAAAAGCATTAGATAAACAAAACAAAGCTCAAGCTGGCAAATATGAACTCGGCGAAGCTTTTAAAATATATAAATTTAATGGCGAAGAAGATAATAGTTACTATTATCCGATTATTAAAGATGGTAAAATTGTTTACATTTTAACACTAAGCCCTAAAAATAAAGATGATTTAAACAAATCAAAAGATGATATGAATTACAGTGTTAAAATTTCAAACTTTATCGCTAAAGATTTAAACCAAATTAAAGATAAAAACACTAATATCACAGTTCTTACTGATGAAAAAGGTTTTTACTTTGAAGAAGAAGGCAAAGTTAGACTAGTTAAAGCTACACCGCTACCTAATAATATAAAAGAAAAAGAAAGCAGTAAAACTGTTTCACCAAAATTGAAACAAGAGTTGAAAGCTACTGTTACCCCAACTAAAATTGAAGAAAGTGCAACACTTCAAAATGAGCAAGCAGATCAAGTTCAATATGAAAACACTTTAAAAAACTTCAAAATTAGAGAACAACAATTTGATAATTCTTGGTGTGCTGGATTCAGTATGGCAGCGTTGTTAAATGCCACTAAAAATACAGACACATATAATGCACATGATATTATGCGAACATTATACCCAGATGTAAGTGAAGAAGAACTTGTACATTGTTCAACTTACCCTAACCAAATGATTGAATATGGAAAATCACAAGGTAGAGATATTCACTATCAAGAAGGTATGCCATCTTATAATCAAGTTGATCAACTTACAAAAGATAATGTAGGTATTATGATACTCGCACAAAGCGTTTCTCAAAATCCTAATGATCCACATTTAGGTCATGCTCTTGCAGTTGTAGGTAACGCTAAAATCAATGACCAAGAAAAAATCATCTATTGGAACCCTTGGGATACTGAAGTATCAATTCAAGATGCTGACTCAAGTCTATTACACTTATCATTTAACCGTGATTACAACTGGTACGGTTCAATGATTGGTTATTAA
- the sspA gene encoding Glu-specific serine endopeptidase SspA, with protein MKGKFLKVSSLLVATLTTVTLVNSPSANALASNSLDSHAKQTQSNKQQSPKIQKGNNLKPIEQREHANVILPNNDRHQIEDTTNGHYAPVTFIQVEAPTGTFIASGVVVGKDTLLTNKHVVDATHGNPQALTAFPSAKSQDNYPNGGFRAEQITKYTGEGDLAIVKFSPNDKNQHIGEVVKPATMSNNAETQVNQPITVTGYPGDKPVATMWESKGKITYLKGEAMQYDLSTTGGNSGSPVFNDKNEVIGIHWGGVPNEFNGAVFINENVRNFLKENIQDIHFADDNNNPDQPNNPDNPNNPDQPNNPDQPNNPDQPNNPDNPNNPDQPNNPDNGDNNNSDNPDAA; from the coding sequence ATGAAAGGTAAATTTTTGAAAGTTAGTTCTTTATTAGTTGCAACTTTGACAACAGTGACTCTTGTTAATTCCCCATCAGCAAATGCGTTAGCTTCTAATTCCCTAGATTCTCATGCAAAACAGACACAATCAAATAAGCAACAATCACCTAAGATTCAAAAAGGTAATAATTTGAAACCAATTGAACAACGCGAACATGCAAATGTTATCTTACCAAATAATGATCGTCATCAAATTGAAGATACGACTAATGGACATTATGCACCTGTTACTTTTATTCAAGTTGAAGCACCTACTGGAACATTTATTGCCTCAGGTGTAGTAGTAGGTAAAGATACACTTTTAACAAATAAACACGTTGTAGATGCTACGCATGGTAACCCTCAAGCTTTAACAGCATTCCCTTCTGCAAAAAGCCAAGATAATTATCCAAATGGTGGTTTCAGAGCTGAACAAATAACTAAATATACTGGTGAAGGTGATTTAGCTATTGTTAAATTCTCTCCTAATGACAAGAACCAACATATCGGTGAAGTAGTTAAACCAGCGACAATGAGCAATAATGCAGAAACACAAGTTAACCAACCAATTACTGTAACTGGTTATCCTGGAGATAAACCTGTTGCGACTATGTGGGAAAGTAAAGGGAAAATCACTTACTTAAAAGGCGAAGCAATGCAATATGACTTAAGTACTACTGGCGGTAACTCTGGATCACCAGTATTTAACGACAAAAATGAAGTTATCGGAATTCATTGGGGTGGCGTGCCAAATGAATTTAACGGCGCAGTATTTATTAATGAAAACGTACGTAACTTCTTAAAAGAAAATATTCAAGATATTCACTTTGCAGATGATAATAACAATCCTGATCAACCAAATAATCCAGATAATCCTAATAATCCAGATCAACCAAACAACCCTGACCAACCTAATAACCCAGATCAACCTAATAACCCAGACAATCCAAACAACCCTGACCAACCTAATAACCCTGATAATGGCGATAACAATAACTCAGACAATCCAGATGCAGCATAA
- a CDS encoding aminotransferase class I/II-fold pyridoxal phosphate-dependent enzyme, producing the protein MKLSLNSNSKYLRAPSIRQFSNRMKDLDDCINLTIGQPDFAMPDVVKQAYINAIENNKTTYSHNKGLLETREAISQYFKNRYQFYYNPEEVIVTNGASEALDTSLRSIIEPGDEILIPGPIYAGYIPLIEVLGGIPIYIDTTATQFKITPDAIKRHITPKTKAILLNYPTNPTGVVLKRNEVEELVNVLKQYPIFIISDEIYAENTFSGKHVSFAEFEDIRDQLLLIGGLSKSHSATGIRIGFLLGPEYIIEKLTFMHAYNCICANVPAQMACIAALKEGIESPKYMNEAYIERRNYLVSELTKLGFEITAQPEGAFYIFPSIKHLTDDDFKFCVDLLESAHLAIVPGSAFTEAGKGFVRISYAYDMDVLREGMNRLAQFLNTK; encoded by the coding sequence ATGAAACTTTCTCTAAATTCTAATTCTAAATATTTAAGAGCACCAAGTATTCGCCAATTTTCAAATCGTATGAAAGATCTTGACGACTGTATTAATTTGACTATTGGCCAACCTGATTTTGCAATGCCAGACGTGGTTAAACAAGCTTATATAAATGCAATTGAAAATAATAAAACAACGTATTCACATAATAAAGGTTTGTTAGAAACACGTGAAGCAATCAGTCAATACTTCAAAAATCGCTATCAATTTTATTATAATCCGGAAGAAGTTATTGTTACGAACGGTGCAAGTGAAGCATTAGATACATCTTTACGTTCAATCATTGAACCTGGCGATGAAATTCTAATACCTGGTCCAATTTATGCTGGCTATATTCCATTGATTGAAGTGTTAGGTGGAATTCCTATTTATATTGATACAACAGCAACTCAATTCAAAATTACACCGGATGCCATAAAAAGACATATAACACCTAAGACAAAAGCCATTCTATTAAACTATCCTACAAATCCAACTGGTGTTGTATTGAAACGAAATGAAGTAGAAGAACTAGTAAATGTATTAAAGCAATATCCAATATTTATTATTAGCGATGAAATTTATGCGGAAAATACATTTAGTGGAAAGCATGTATCATTTGCCGAATTTGAAGATATTCGTGACCAATTGTTGCTAATTGGAGGCCTAAGTAAGTCTCATTCAGCCACAGGCATACGCATTGGCTTTTTATTAGGTCCAGAATATATAATAGAAAAATTAACATTTATGCATGCATATAATTGCATTTGCGCAAATGTACCTGCTCAAATGGCCTGTATAGCTGCACTTAAGGAAGGAATAGAATCACCTAAATACATGAACGAAGCTTACATTGAACGTAGAAATTACTTAGTATCTGAATTAACTAAATTAGGTTTTGAGATTACCGCTCAACCTGAAGGTGCTTTTTATATTTTTCCAAGCATTAAACATTTAACAGATGATGATTTCAAATTCTGTGTTGATTTATTAGAAAGTGCACATTTAGCTATTGTTCCTGGTTCTGCATTTACCGAAGCTGGTAAAGGATTTGTAAGAATTTCTTATGCTTATGATATGGATGTTTTAAGAGAAGGTATGAATAGACTCGCACAATTTTTGAATACTAAATAA
- a CDS encoding acyltransferase family protein, whose amino-acid sequence MTSLKERDYFFDNARAILILLVVFGHMLQPYTSGDKFLSALYLVIYSFHMPTFLFISGYFAKNIDKPYYLEKIAKRLLVPYMIFFAFFSIYYFLTGKSDELQLDPFNPVFALWFLITLFFFHVILVIVRRFSPYKVLTVSIIISIAAGFSENIDSYLSISRTIVFFPIFYIGFIFTKKQTNIFKSKKLIPVSIITFIMFYVIYVIHPINADWLLGSSPYTSLEHEGQSIFSPFKRLILYAIILIAMTAFLNLIPEKKHFYTYIGSRTLYIYLLHGLIIGIVRGFEWYPFDKPISMMTYIYLISISVMIVYILSTNFICKWTNPIINLQKPSQFKDS is encoded by the coding sequence ATGACTTCATTAAAAGAGAGAGATTACTTTTTTGACAACGCAAGAGCAATTTTAATACTATTAGTCGTATTTGGACATATGTTACAACCTTATACAAGTGGAGATAAATTTTTATCTGCTTTATATTTAGTTATTTACAGTTTCCATATGCCAACATTTTTATTTATATCTGGTTATTTTGCTAAAAATATTGATAAACCTTATTATTTAGAAAAAATTGCAAAACGATTACTTGTACCTTATATGATATTCTTTGCATTCTTTTCAATATACTATTTTCTAACAGGTAAAAGTGATGAGTTACAACTCGATCCATTCAATCCAGTATTTGCACTATGGTTTTTAATTACTTTATTTTTCTTCCATGTTATTTTAGTTATCGTAAGAAGATTTAGTCCATATAAAGTATTAACTGTTTCAATTATAATTTCTATTGCTGCTGGGTTTTCGGAAAACATTGATAGTTACTTAAGCATTTCACGAACAATTGTGTTCTTCCCAATTTTTTATATTGGTTTTATTTTCACTAAAAAGCAAACAAATATATTCAAAAGTAAGAAGCTTATACCAGTATCTATCATTACGTTTATCATGTTTTACGTAATTTATGTGATTCATCCTATTAATGCCGATTGGTTACTAGGAAGTTCACCATATACTTCCCTTGAACATGAAGGACAAAGTATTTTTAGTCCATTTAAAAGACTCATATTATACGCTATTATTTTAATTGCAATGACTGCATTTTTAAATTTAATTCCTGAAAAGAAACATTTTTACACATATATTGGTAGTCGTACGCTTTATATTTATTTATTGCACGGTCTAATTATTGGTATTGTCAGAGGATTTGAATGGTATCCATTTGATAAACCTATATCTATGATGACTTATATATATTTGATTAGTATTTCTGTAATGATTGTATATATCTTGTCGACAAACTTTATTTGTAAGTGGACGAATCCAATTATTAATTTACAAAAACCATCACAATTTAAAGATTCTTAA
- a CDS encoding MarR family transcriptional regulator, whose amino-acid sequence MYKQLEKLITLTNNDLNLVNRRFGQRTDITSEQLELLRILYNFDRLSQYDLTMKISREQSIVSRWIKKLVLKGYITSQQSSEDLRCKELILTNQARDLISQINKARCELIEARCQCLSEGELDNLNQLLDKLNQRRISL is encoded by the coding sequence ATGTATAAACAACTTGAAAAACTTATTACACTGACGAATAACGACTTAAACTTAGTGAATAGACGATTTGGGCAACGTACGGATATTACATCAGAACAGTTAGAACTTCTCCGAATATTATACAACTTCGACCGTTTATCACAGTATGATTTGACAATGAAGATTAGCAGAGAACAATCTATAGTTTCAAGATGGATTAAGAAATTAGTATTAAAAGGGTACATTACGAGTCAACAATCTAGTGAAGATCTTAGATGCAAGGAATTAATCTTAACAAACCAGGCACGAGATTTAATTTCTCAAATAAATAAAGCACGCTGTGAATTGATCGAAGCAAGATGCCAATGTTTATCAGAAGGAGAATTAGATAACTTGAATCAACTTCTTGATAAGTTAAACCAACGACGTATTTCATTGTAA